The genome window ATCACGCGGGCAGGACCCGCGGCTGTAGCGGCAGGAGGGCGACCGGGGTCAGCCGGTCGTCCGGATTCAGTTAGCCGCCCACGGGTTCTGCTGCATGCAGACGAAGATCGCGAAGAAGGTGAAACCTTCGATAAGGGCGGCCGCGATGATCATGGCGATCTGGATGTTGCCGGCGACTTCCGGCTGGCGGGCCATGCTCTCGAGAGCGGCGGCGGCCAGCTTGCTGATGCCGTAGGAAGCGCCGATGGCGACGAGGCCGGCGCCGAAGGCTCCGGAGAACGTGATCAGCGGCGGATTGACGGCGCCAGGAGCCTGGGCCATGGCCGGTGCGGCGGTGATCAGGACGACCGCGATCATGACAGAGAGAACTCGAACGAACTTGCTCACGGACACTACTCCCAGCTTGTGAGGAAAACCTCTGACCAGTGATTCACACTCTCCACGACCCGCTGCCGCGGAGAGTCGACAATTTCAACGGAACACGTCATGCGGAGCGGAACACCGAGGGAGTCCGTCCGGCAGTTGTGGCTTAGTGGTGATGGGTGGCGGCGGAAATGAACAGGGCCGACAGGAAGGTGAATACGTACGCCTGAAGGAAGGCGACGCCGAGTTCCAGGACGCTGAGCGTCGCCGCTCCGAAGACGCTGAGGACCGAGGTCGTCAGGAAGACTCCGGTGCTCGCCTTGGCGGCCGCGACGACCATGCCAAGGATCGCCAGGAGCACGAGGTGGCCCGCCACCATATTCGCCAGGAGTCGAATCCCCAGCACCGCGTGCTTGATGATCGTCCCCAGGAGTTCGATGAAGAAAATGCCGATCTTGAGCGGGAAGAGCCAGGCCGGCAGGTCCATGTGCGGAACAAGATTCAGCCAGAAGCCCGCCACGCCCAGTTCCTTGGTGCCGTACACGAGGCCGACCAGGAAGGTCATGATCCCCAGCGTCAGCGTCACCCCGAAGGCCCCCGTCGCCGCTCCGACCCAGGGGAGCATGCCGAACAGGTTCATCGTCAGGATGAAGAAGAAGACCGTCCACAGGTAGGGGACGAACTTCTCGTAACCGTGGCCGATCGCCGGGTGGGCGACTTCGTCACGGATGAAGACGAGGCTGGTTTCCAGAGCGTTCCAGCCGCGGCCCCGCGGGGGCTCGCCCGCCTTCACGCGGTCGGCGAGGCTCTTGAACATCCAGAAGACGAGGATCGCGGCGATCGTTTCGACGATCATGAACCGCGAGATCGCGAAGCCCGATTCCTTCTCGTAGAGATTCTTCAGCGTCCCGAACGGCTGGGGGATCAGGATCTTCCCGGCCATCGCGTCGGTGAATTCCTTCGGCGACGACGTGGGGTGCGCCTTGACGAGGAACTCGGGGACGTCGCTCTT of Planctomyces sp. SH-PL14 contains these proteins:
- the atpE gene encoding ATP synthase F0 subunit C, which produces MSKFVRVLSVMIAVVLITAAPAMAQAPGAVNPPLITFSGAFGAGLVAIGASYGISKLAAAALESMARQPEVAGNIQIAMIIAAALIEGFTFFAIFVCMQQNPWAAN
- the atpB gene encoding F0F1 ATP synthase subunit A, which translates into the protein MADPILHIKDSYFFEVPRFLWRPVYHSKSDVPEFLVKAHPTSSPKEFTDAMAGKILIPQPFGTLKNLYEKESGFAISRFMIVETIAAILVFWMFKSLADRVKAGEPPRGRGWNALETSLVFIRDEVAHPAIGHGYEKFVPYLWTVFFFILTMNLFGMLPWVGAATGAFGVTLTLGIMTFLVGLVYGTKELGVAGFWLNLVPHMDLPAWLFPLKIGIFFIELLGTIIKHAVLGIRLLANMVAGHLVLLAILGMVVAAAKASTGVFLTTSVLSVFGAATLSVLELGVAFLQAYVFTFLSALFISAATHHH